The Ovis aries strain OAR_USU_Benz2616 breed Rambouillet chromosome 6, ARS-UI_Ramb_v3.0, whole genome shotgun sequence genome includes a window with the following:
- the YIPF7 gene encoding protein YIPF7 isoform X1, with translation MSNWGQFDSDFYQSNYTIDNQEQTCNDSNACGNLYGSRKQQASEQPQPAFVPAEMLVSSAYSGQFFQPTSNQDYYSPSSYIDSFDEEPPLLEELGINFDHIWQKTLTVLNPMKPADGSIMNETDLTGPILFCVALGATLLLAGKVQFGYVYGMSAIGCLGIHALLNLMSSSGVSYGCVASVLGYCLLPMVMLSSCAIFFSLQGTFGTVSALVIIGWCSLSASKIFMSALAMEGQQLLIAYPCALLYGLFALLTVF, from the exons ATGTCAAACTGGGGACAATTTGACTCTGACTTTTACCAATCTAATTACACCATTGATAATCAGGAGCAGACTTGTAACGATTCTAATGCCTGTGGAAATCTTTATGGATCTAGAAA acAACAAGCCAGTGAGCAGCCTCAGCCTGCCTTTGTCCCAGCAGAGATGCTCGTGTCCTCAGCTTACTCAGGGCAGTTTTTTCAGCCAACATCGAACCAGGATTATTATTCACCATCTTCTTACATTGACAGCTTTGATGAAGAGCCTCCTTTACTAGAAGA aCTTGGAATTAATTTTGATCACATATGGCAAAAAACCTTGACAGTGTTAAACCCAATGAAGCCAGCAGATGGCAGCATTATGAATGAAACAGATCTCACTGGGCCTATCCTGTTCTGCGTGGCTCTAGGAGCCACCCTACTTTTG GCAGGAAAAGTCCAGTTTGGTTATGTGTATGGCATGAGTGCCATTGGCTGCCTAGGTATTCATGCCTTACTGAACTTGATGAGCTCTTCAGGAGTGTCCTATGGCTGCGTGGCGAGTGTGCTCGGTTACTGCCTGCTCCCCATGGTCATGCTCTCCAGCTGCGCCATTTTCTTTTCACTGCA GGGCACCTTTGGAACTGTGTCGGCACTGGTCATCATTGGCTGGTGTAGTCTCTCAGCCTCCAAAATCTTCATGTCAGCTTTGGCCATGGAAGGACAGCAGCTTCTCATTGCCTATCCTTGTGCCTTACTTTATGGACTCTTTGCCCTCTTAACAGTTTTCTGA
- the YIPF7 gene encoding protein YIPF7 isoform X2 yields MSNWGQFDSDFYQSNYTIDNQEQTCNDSNACGNLYGSRKQQASEQPQPAFVPAEMLVSSAYSGQFFQPTSNQDYYSPSSYIDSFDEEPPLLEDKLRKCY; encoded by the exons ATGTCAAACTGGGGACAATTTGACTCTGACTTTTACCAATCTAATTACACCATTGATAATCAGGAGCAGACTTGTAACGATTCTAATGCCTGTGGAAATCTTTATGGATCTAGAAA acAACAAGCCAGTGAGCAGCCTCAGCCTGCCTTTGTCCCAGCAGAGATGCTCGTGTCCTCAGCTTACTCAGGGCAGTTTTTTCAGCCAACATCGAACCAGGATTATTATTCACCATCTTCTTACATTGACAGCTTTGATGAAGAGCCTCCTTTACTAGAAGATAAGTTAAGGAAGTGCTATTAA